The Desulfovibrio aminophilus genome contains a region encoding:
- a CDS encoding D-alanine--D-alanine ligase: protein MLIAVLRDRLAPDAPADEADNLVQARAVTRALEALGHRVQDLDCGLDLGRVAAALAAERPDAVFNLVEALDGRDTLAPAVPALLDSLGLPHTGSGALPLAAAADKLRAKRLLRRLGLPTPDWFERADLADPAAAPSGPFLLKPRLEHGSVGIEESDLLPAPDRIALDRALAAKEDALGQPCIAEAYLPGREFNVSVLDGPHGPEVLPPAEMLFTGYGPDKPRILGWRAKWDEASFEHGHTERTFDLPPADAPLAERLRALALACFQALDMAGYARVDFRLNRLGAPQAIDLNPNPCIAPDAGFPAAAARAGLSYQDTVARILAAALPARSPESPA from the coding sequence TTGCTGATCGCCGTGCTGCGCGACCGGCTCGCCCCGGACGCGCCCGCCGACGAGGCCGACAACCTGGTCCAGGCCCGGGCCGTGACCCGCGCCCTGGAAGCCCTGGGCCACCGCGTCCAGGACCTGGACTGCGGCCTGGACCTCGGCCGCGTGGCCGCCGCCCTGGCCGCCGAGCGCCCGGACGCGGTCTTCAACCTCGTGGAGGCCCTGGACGGCCGCGACACCCTGGCCCCGGCTGTCCCGGCCCTGCTCGACTCCCTGGGCCTGCCGCACACCGGCTCCGGCGCGCTCCCCCTGGCCGCCGCCGCGGACAAGCTCCGCGCCAAGCGCCTCCTGCGCCGCCTCGGCCTGCCCACCCCGGACTGGTTCGAGCGCGCCGACCTCGCCGACCCGGCCGCCGCGCCCTCCGGCCCCTTCCTGCTCAAGCCCCGCCTGGAGCACGGCTCCGTGGGCATCGAGGAATCCGACCTGCTCCCGGCCCCGGACCGCATCGCCCTGGACCGCGCCCTGGCCGCCAAGGAAGACGCCCTGGGCCAGCCCTGCATCGCCGAGGCCTACCTCCCTGGCCGCGAGTTCAACGTCTCCGTGCTGGACGGGCCCCACGGCCCGGAAGTCCTGCCCCCGGCCGAAATGCTCTTCACCGGCTACGGCCCGGACAAGCCCAGGATTCTCGGCTGGCGCGCCAAATGGGACGAGGCGAGCTTCGAGCACGGCCACACCGAACGGACCTTCGACCTGCCGCCCGCCGACGCCCCCCTGGCCGAACGCCTGCGCGCCCTGGCCCTGGCCTGCTTCCAGGCCCTGGACATGGCCGGATACGCCCGCGTGGATTTCCGCCTGAACCGCCTCGGCGCGCCCCAGGCCATCGACCTGAACCCCAACCCCTGCATCGCCCCGGACGCCGGATTCCCGGCCGCCGCCGCCCGCGCCGGACTGTCCTACCAGGACACCGTCGCCCGCATCCTGGCCGCCGCCCTCCCCGCCCGGTCCCCGGAGTCCCCCGCATGA